The nucleotide window AGGGCATGGTGGAGCGGTTCCGCGCCGGATCGCGCCGCATCACCCTGAAGGAGACGCCGGACTTCATCCTCGACCATGACCGCCTGAACGTCATCGACGACCAGGCCTTCAAGCGGGATCCGGTCAACCTCATCCGCATCTTCCACGTGGCGGACAAGCGCAACTTGGCGCTCCATCCCGACGCCACCCAGCTTGCCGCACGCTCCCTCGCCCTCATTGACGCGAGCGTGCGCGAGAATCCGGAGGCCAACCGGCTGTTCCTGGAGATCGTGACCTCCAAGAATGCGCCGGAGACCGTGCTGCGGCGCATGAACGAGGTGGGCGTGCTTGGCCGCTTCCTGCCGGAGTTCGGCAAGATCGTCGCCATGATGCAGTTCAACATGTACCACCACTATACGGTGGACGAGCACCTGTTGCGCTGCATCGGCGTGTTGTCGGAGATCGAGCGCAAGGTGAATCCGGAGAACGGGCTCGCCAACGACCTCATGGGCACGGTGAAGAACCGCAACCTGCTCTATGTGGCGCTGCTGCTGCACGACATCGCCAAGGGCCGGCCGGAAGACCATTCGGTGGCGGGGGCGCGCATCGCGCGGCGCATCTGCCCGCGCCTCGGCCTCTCCCCTGTGGAGACCGAGACCGTGGTGTGGCTGGTGGAGCAGCACCTGGTCATGTCGCAGGTGGCCCAGTCCCGCGACCTCTCCGACCGCAAGACCATCGAGAACTTCGCCGCCGTGGTGCAGAACCTCGAGCGCATGAAGCTGCTCACCATCCTCACCACCGCCGACATCAAGGCGGTGGGGCCGGGCACCTGGAACGGCTGGAAGGCGCAGCTGCTGAAGACGCTCTATTACGAGACCGAGCCGGTGCTCACCGGCGGCTTCTCGGAAGTGGACCGGGGCAAGCGCGTGTCCGCCGCCCAGTCCCAGTTCCGCGCCCAGCTCGCCGACTGGTCGGACGAGAAGGTGGCGGCCTATGTGGCCCGCCACTATCCGCCCTACTGGCTGCGGGTGGACCTCGACACCAAGCTGCGCCACGCCCGCTTCATCGACGAGGCGGAGACCGCCGGCCGCTCCATCGCCACCCATGCGACGCTGGAGGCGGGGCGCGGCATCACCACCCTCACCGTGGTGGCGCCGGACCATCCCAAGCTGTTGTCCATCATCGCCGGCGCGTGCGCGGCGGCGGGGGCGAACATCGTGGACGCCCACATCTCCACCACCACCGACGGGCTGGCGTTGGACACCATCGCCCTGCGCCGCGCCTTCGACCGGGACGAGGACGAACTGCGCCGCGCCGGCCGCATCCAGGAGGCTGTGGAGCAGGCCCTTACCGGCGAGGTACGCCTGCCGGAGGTGATGGCCCGCAAGATCCCCAAGGGCCGCCGCACCTTCACGGTGGAGCCCGAGGTGACGGTGAACAACGCCTGGTCCAACCGCCATACGGTGGTGGAGGTGTCCGGCCTCGACCGGCCGGGCCTGCTGTTCGCGCTGACCAACACCCTGTCGCGGCTGAACCTCAACATCGCTTCGGCCCATGTGGCGACCTTCGGCGAGCGGGCGGTGGACGTGTTCTACGTCACCGACCTCATGGGCGCGAAGATCACCGGCGCGGCCCGGCAGTCCACCATCCGCCGGGCGCTGGTGGCGGTGTTCGAGGGCCCCGCCGAGGACGAGGAAGCCCCGCGCCGCGCCGCGCGCGGGTAGGGCGATTTTAGATCGGCCGGATGGCTGATGGTGCATGTCGCTGATGGGTGGCGCGTCGCCGGGCGCCATCCGCGTCCGGCCGTGCTATAGGCTCCGCCCGCTAATGCGAGGGGCCGGGCGGGTGCTGTATGACGCCGAGTATCTGACGCGGATCGAAGCCATCATCCGCGTCCATCTTCCCGAATGGGGCCTGCCGCCCGACGCGGCCCTGAACCTCATGTCCATTTCCGAGAATGCCACCTTCCGCGCCACGGCCGGCGCGGGTGACCTGGTGCTGCGGGTCTACCGGCCGGGCTATCACACGCCGGCGGAAATCCGTTCCGAGCTGGCCTGGATCGAGGCGCTGCGGGCCGAGGACGTGGTGCCCACCCCGCGCATCATCCCGACCCTGGACGGGCGTAGGCTCGTCGAGATCGACGATGGCGGCACGCCCCGCCGCATGGCCGCCTTCGCCTTCGTGCCCGGCGCCGAGCCGCAGGAGGGGGCGGACCTGCCGGGATGGTTCGGCCATCTCGGCGCCATCCATGCGCGCCTCCACGCCCATGCACGGCGCTGGGCGCGGCCGCAAGGCTTCACCCGCAAGGTTTGGGATTTCGAGAGCATGCTGGGCCAGCGCCCGCTGTGGGGCGACTTTCGCGCGGCGCTGGGCCTCGACGCGCCGGGCCGCGCGCTGCTGGAGCGCACCGCCGGGGTACTGAAGGACCGGCTCGCGCCCTTGTCCCAGCCCGGCAGCTTCGGCCTGATCCATGCCGACCTGCGCCTCGCCAACCTTCTGACGGAGGGCGAGAAGCTGACGCTGATCGACTTCGACGATTGCGGCTTCTCGTGGTTCCTCTACGACTTCGCCGCCGCCGTCTCCTTCATCGAGCATTCGCCCGTGGTGCCGGAATTGAAGGCGGCGTGGCTTGAGGGCTACCGCACCCGTGCGCCGCTGCCTGACGATGCCGAAGATGCCCTCGACGTGTTCGTGATGCTGCGGCGGATGCTGCTCACCGCCTGGGTCGCCTCCCATGCTGAAACGCCGACGGCGCAGGCCATGGGAGTGGCCTACACCGAGGGTACGCTGGGGCTGGCGGAGGGATTTCTGGCGCGGCGGGATTGAGGACCACCACCGGCGACTGGCGCCGGGTCAGCCGGCCGAAACGCGCCGCCCTTCCTTGTAGGCGTCGATCCACTTGTGGATCTCCGTGACGTGCTCGGACTCCTCCTCGAAGAACTCCTTGGCGAGCACCTTGATCTCAGGGTCGGTGGTCGTCTCGAAGATCTTCTTGTAATAGCGGAAGCTTGCTTCTTCCGCGTCGCGGGCGATCTCGAGTGCCTCGCCATGACCGATGAAGGGGTCTGCGGCCCAGATCCCCGCCGTTTCCGGGCTTTCGAGATCGGGCCAATTGTATTCACCAGCCTTCAGATCGGGCATCTCGCGGAACGTCGCGCGTGCGCGGGCATCCGCGAGATGCATCCTCGAATAATCCGACAGCCGCCGGAAGAGCTTGGCGACGTCCTTGTTGCCGCAGCTCTCCATGACGTCGGCAAGTTCGCCGAACCGAAGAGCCGCCTCCTCCTCAAGCTTTACGGCATAAGCCAGGAATTCACCGACGCTGTCCAAAGTGGCACCCTCCAGAAATCCAAAGCAATCAAACGTGGTGTCAGGCATGCCGGCGATTGAGACGCCCGGCGTAGCCCGTTTTTCACGCCTCGGCGGGGCAGTGCTCGTAATGGATGATGACTTCTTCCTCACGGGCGATGAACTGGCAGGCCAGACGATAGGGCGGCGCTACATCGTTGACTTCCGCATCCGTGATCTGCTCTTCGGTAATCTTGCCTAGCTCCTTGAGCTTGGTCTTTTCCCGCTCCGTCAGCGCAATCGCCATGCGCGGCTTGCCCTCGACATATTCCACACGGATGAGGCAGGAGCCGCACTCGCCTTCCTGGCATTCGAAGGGAATCTTCACCCCGTTCGCGCGGGCGACGGTGAGGATGGTGCCCGTATCGCCGGCCGTAGCGTAGGCGCGCTTGTCCTTGGTGGTGGTCGAGCGGAAAGTGATAATGGGCATGATGGTATTCCGGTGATCTAGAATTTAAAAAAACTTCGCACACGCAATATTATGGGATGACATCAAACTGATATATTTTGCGGATGCGTCAGGCGAACTTTCCCAACATAAATCTAGAATAGCTTTAGGTTCTTGATTTATGTCATTTCGATGGGAAATATTTGGGCGCCCCGACCTTGTGGCTTCCAACTTGGGCTTGGCTTGAGCGCGAGTGGCGCGAGACCCCGCGAGGGACCCCGAACGTGACCAGGGATATGACCCTTGGCCGGGACGTTCCGATTCTCGCGGCCATGGCTGCACCCAGCAAAAAGGGCGGCCTCTCGGCCGCCCTTCAGCTTGCTTCAGATCAGTGCCGGATCACTCGGCAGCGCCGGCCTCGTCGCCGGTGGCCGCCGGGGCGGCGGCACGGGCGGCGTCGCGCTCGGCCTTGGCCTTGGCTTCCAGGTCCTCGCCGGTGGTCTGGTCCACCACCTTCATGGACAGGCGGGTCTTGCCGCGCTCGTCGAAGCCCATGAGCTTGACCTTGACCTTGTCGCCTTCCTTGACCACGTCGGAGGGCTTGGCCACGCGCTCGTTGGCCATCTGCGACACGTGGACGAGGCCGTCCTTGGAGCCGAAGAAGTTCACGAAGGCGCCGAAGTCCACCACCTTCACGACGGTGCCTTCATAGATCTGTCCCACTTCCGGCTCGGAAGCGATGGACTTGATCCAGTTGATGGCGGCCTTGATGGCGTCGCCCGAGGCCGAGGCGATCTTGATGGTGCCGTCGTCCTCGATGTTGATCTTGGCGCCGGTCTTCTCGACGATCTCGCGGATCACCTTGCCGCCGGAGCCGATCACTTCGCGGATCTTGTCCACGGCGATCTTCATCACCTCGATGCGCGGGGCGTGCTCGCCGAGTTCCGCGCGGGCGGTGGTGAGGGCCTTGGCCATCTCGCCGAGGATGTGGACGCGGCCGTCCTTCGCCTGGGTGAGGGCGACCTTCATGATCTCCTCGGTGATGCCGGCGATCTTGATGTCCATCTGGAGCGAGGTCACGCCCTGCTCGGTGCCGGCCACCTTGAAGTCCATGTCGCCGAGGTGATCCTCGTCGCCGAGGATGTCGGAGAGCACGGCGAACTTCTCACCCTCGAGGATGAGGCCCATGGCGATGCCCGCCACCGGGCGGCGCAGCGGCACGCCCGCATCCATCAGCGCCAGCGAGGTGCCGCAGACGGTGGCCATGGAGGACGAGCCGTTGGACTCGAGGATCTCCGACACCACGCGCAGGGTGTAGGGGAACTCGTGCTTGGCCGGCAGCATGGGGTGGATGGCGCGCCAGGCGAGCTTGCCGTGGCCGATCTCGCGGCGGCCGGGGGAGCCCATGCGGCCGGTCTCGCCCACGGAGAAGGGCGGGAAGTTGTAATGCAGCAGGAAGTGCTCCTTGTAGGTGCCTTCCAGGCTGTCGATGAACTGCTCGTCCTCGCCGGTGCCCAGCGTGGCGACGACCAGGGCCTGCGTCTCGCCGCGGGTGAACAAAGCGGAGCCGTGGGCGCGGGGCAGGATGCCCACTTCCGACACGATGGGACGCACGGTGTAGACGTCGCGGCCGTCGATGCGGATGCCGTCGTCGAGGATGTTCCAGCGCACGATCTTGGCTTCGAGCGCCTTGAGCACGTCGGAGACGACCTGGGCGGTCGGCACCTTGGTGCCGTCGAGCGCCAGTTCCTCGTAATACTTCTTCACCTTGGACTTGGCGGCGCCGACGGCGGCGTAGCGGTCCTGCTTCTGCTTGATCTTGTAGGCGGCGCGCAGGTCGGCCTCGGCGATCTCGCGGACCTTGGACTCCACTTCGGAGACATCGGCCGGCTGGAAGTTGCGCGGCTCCTTGGCGGCCTTCTCGGCCAGCTTGATGATGGCCTCGATCACCGGCTGGAAGTGGCGGTGGCCGAACATCACGGCGCCGAGCATGATCTCCTCGGGCAGCTCCTTGGCTTCCGATTCCACCATGAGCACGGCGTCGCCCGTGCCGGCGACCACGAGCTCAAGCGCGCTTTCCTTCACCTCGTCGACGGTGGGGTTGAGCACGTACTCGTTGTCAATGAAGCCCACGCGCGCAGCGCCCACCGGGCCCATGAAGGGCACGCCGGAGAGGGTGAGGGCGGCCGAGGCGGCGACCATGGCGACCACGTCGGGGTCGTTCTCCAGGTCATGCGCCAGCACGGTGATGACCACCTGGGTGTCGCACTTGTAGCCTTCGGGGAACAGCGGGCGGATCGGGCGGTCGATGAGGCGGGAGACCAGGGTCTCCTTCTCGGAGGGACGGCCCTCGCGCTTGAAATAGCCGCCGGGGATGCGGCCCGCGGCGTAGGTCTTTTCCTGGTAGTTCACGGTCAGGGGGAAGAAGTCCTGGCCGGGCTTGGGCTCGCGGGCGGAAACTACGGTGGCGAGCACCTTGGTGTCGCCGTAGGTGGCGAGCACCGAGCCGTCGGCCTGGCGGGCCATCTTGCCGGTCTCGAGGGTGAGGGTGCGGCCACCCCAGTCCAGCTCTTCGCGATGGATGTCGAACATGAGTGTTCTTTCTTGATTCAGGCGCGACGCAGGCAAGCCATGAGCAAGACGGCCGGACGCGCCGCGCGAAGCTGCTCCCTCAAGAGGAGGCTCCGACGGTTGCGTCCGGCGATCCTGCCATGACCTGTCCTTCGTGCGCGGACCCGCAGCCGGCCCCATGCCCGCTGCGTAAAGCACGCCTCTTCAAGGCGCGCACGGCGCCGGCCCTCCATGGGCCGGGCCGCTGCTGAACCCGCCGGCGCGGGTCTTCGACCGGTGCCGGGCGGGTCATTCTCACCGCGTCAGCGGCGGATGCCGAGACGCTCGATGAGGGACTTGTAGCGCCCTTCGTCCTTCTTCTTCAGATAGTCGAGAAGGCTGCGGCGCTGGGACACGAGCTTCAGCAGCCCGCGGCGCGAATGGTTGTCCTTGTGATGGGACTTGAAGTGACCGGTGAGGTTGGTGATCCGCTCGGTGAGGATCGCCACCTGCACTTCCGGCGAACCCGTGTCGCCGTCCTTCGCGCCAAAATCCTTGATCAGCGCCTGCTTGCGCTCTGCTGTGATCGACATCGGTCCATCCTTTCAACGAGAGTGGGGTGGAAGCCCTTGGGATGAGCCACCGGGTTGCCGGATGGCCGTTCAGGCTTCCGCTCGGCCGGGCCGGGATGTCGTCCAGCACGGTCGAGGCAAAACGCGGACGGCGGCGCCTTTCGGCACCGTCCGCGCGGCGGACTATATCCAGTTTTCCCCGTGAAACCAGAGGAATGTTCACGCTGGCTGGTGGGGGTGGTTTGGCACCAGCGGCGGCCAACTCCCCCCGCCCGAACTCGGCTGTTGCCGAGATCGTTCCCCCGAGCTGAAGCCGGAAACATCCGGCTTCAGCTCGGGAGAGGGGTCCACGGTGGGCCGGTCGAGGCCGCAGACCTGAACGCAGATGCTGCGACCTCGGCGTTTGCCGTGCTGCCGGGTCCGACGGGAGAAGGTGCTACTGCATCCCGATGGTGGTCAGGTCCTGGAACCAGTGCTGGGCCTGCACGAAGCTCTTCACCTTGGGCGAGAGCGCATGCGGGTTGGTGTCATGCACCACCCACACCAGCACCGCGTCGTCCACGACGGTCTGGTGTACCTGGGCCAGCAGCGCGTCCTGCTTCTGGGTGTCGAAGGTGTGCTTGGCCTCGTCGATCAGTGCGTCCACCTTGGGGTTGGCATAAAAGCCCCAGTTGACGCCCACCGGCGCCACCTGCCGGCTGTCGAAGAAGCGGATGAGGGCGTAGAGCGGGTCCGAGGTCACATAGGCGATGTTGTTGGCGGTGATGCCCGCGTTCGAGGGGTCCTTCGCCCCCTTGCGCCAGGCGGTATAGAGCGCCTCCAGCTCCACTACCTTGAACTCCACGTCCACGCCGATTTCCTTGAAGCTCGCCTGCAGGAACTCGTTCATGGGCAGGGAGAGCATCTGGCCGGTACCGCCCGCGGCGATGATGAAGGTGGCCTTCAGCGGCTTCTCGGGGGAATAGCCGGCTTCCTTCACCAGCTTCTTGGCGGCCTCGGGATCATACTTGAGGTCGAACTCCGGCTTGCCGAACCAGGGGCTGGACACGTCGACCTGACCCTTGGCCGGCTTGGCGAGGCCGTTCATCAGCTCCACCACGCCGTCGCGATCCACGGCGAGGTTGAGCGCCTTGCGCAGGCGCACGTCGGTCCAGGGCGAGCCGGGCAGTACCGAGAGGTGGTAGTTCCATACGTGCGGGGTGACGTTGGTGACGATCTTCATGCCCGCCGACTTCAGCTGGGGCACGGCGTCCGGCGCCGGAGTCTCGATCAGGTCCACCTGGCCGGCGAGCAGCGCATTGGTGCGGGTCAGCGCCTCCGGCATGGGGATGAGGATCATGCGGTCGGTCTTGGGCAGGCGGGTCTTGTCCCAATAGTCGGGGTTCTTGACCAGCTCCAGCCGCTCGCGGGGCACCAGCTTGTCCTGCTTGAACGGCCCGGTGCCGGACGGGCTCTGGGCGAACTTGTCCCAGTCGCGGCCGAGCTTCTCATACTGGGCGGGGCTGGACACCAGGAACCACAGCATCTGGTAGGGGAAGAACGAGTCCACGTCCTTGGTGGTGATCTCGACGGTATTATCGTCGATCTTCTTCCAGGAGGCGATGCCGGGCAGGCGGGTCTTCACCTGGGCGGCCTGGCGCTTGTCGTAGTGGGGCGCCTTCTCGTCCAGCACCTTGTCGAGGTTCCACACCACCGCATCGGCGTTGAAATCGCTGCCGTCGTGGAATTTCACGCCCTTGCGCAGGGTGAAGATCCACTTCTTCTGGTCGGCGGGGTCCACCTTCCATTCGGTGGCGAGGCCCGGCACCAGCTTGCCGGGGCGGTCGGCCACGTTCATCTCCCACGCCACCAGCGGGTCGTAGAGGGTGTAGCCGGTGAATTGATAGGCACCTGCCCCACGATCAGGCTGTCCCGTGGTCTGGGGAATGTCAGCCATGGAGATGCCGTAGCGGACCACGCTTTCAGCCCGGGCCGGGGCCGCCAGTGCAACGGCGGCGAAAAAAGCAGCGGCTAGGGAATGTCTAAACGCCATGAAAACGTCCTTCCGTGGAGTGCCCCCACGGAAGCAACGCAAGACGCATGCCGCATTGTATGCAATGCGCCAGATACGCTCAGCTCAGAAAGGTTCGCCCTTTTGGTGCGCGCAGTCCGGTCCGACGTTTACGGGTCGTCATGGCCGGCTTGACCCGGCCATCCATGTGGCTGGGCCGCGCCGAAGGCTCCGAACGGAGCGACCAGCGGCACGCGTGGATGCCCGGCACAAGGCCGGGCATGACAGGGGTGAGGGATGCCCCTTTTTGAATTGCCAAACAGGCTTCAGCGCTTGCCGCGGCGCGGGGGCTTCTTGTCCTTCTGGCCCCAGTTGAAGACGCGGTGGGGGAAGATCTCGCCTGCGTCCACGTCGCCGATGGCGATGAGGGCGCCCTGGCAGGTAATGGCCGCATGGCCCTGCACGATGGGCGCGTCGCGCCCGCGCAGGATCACGCTCTGGCCGCAGCGCAGGCGATGGGCGTCGGGTGGGGTGACGGCGATCTGGGGGATCTCCTCCAGCGCCAGCGCCACCGGGTCGAGGGCGTCCATCAGGGCTTCCTCGCCGGCCTCGGCGCGCTCGCGCATCTCGTCGAGGGGCACCAGGTCCTCTTCCAGGAACGGCCCGACGCAGGCCCGGCGCAGGGCCGAGACGTGGCCGCGCGCGTCCAGCATGCGGCCGAGGTCGCGGGCGATGGCGCGCACATAGGTACCCTTGCCGCATTCGGCTTCCAGCACCGCATGGTCGGCGTCGGGCCGCTCCACCAGCTCGATGCGGAAGATGGTGACCGGGCGGGGCTGGAGCACCACCTCCTCGCCCTCGCGGGCGAGGTCATAGGCGCGCTCGCCGCCGATCTTGAGGGCCGAATAGGCCGGCGGCACCTGCATGATCTCGCCCCGGAAGGCGGCGAGCGCGGCGACGATGTCCGCGTCGGTGGGGCGATGGTCGGAGGTGACCACGGCCTTGCCCTCGCTGTCGTCGGTGTCGGTCTCGACGCCGAAGCGCACCGTGAAGCGGTAGGTCTTGCGGCCGTCCATCACGTAAGGGACGGTCTTGGTGGCCTCGCCGAAGGCGATGGGCAGGCAGCCGGAGGCCAGCGGGTCCAGGGTGCCGGCGTGGCCGGCCTTGCGGGCGCCGAAGATGCGCTTCACCACCGCCACCGCCTGGGTGGAGGTCATGCCCGTGGGCTTGTCCAGCAGCACCCAGCCGTCCAGGTCGCGCTTGGGCGCGCGCGGGCGGTTGTCCTGCTCGCGGGAAGCGCGGGGGGCTTCGGCGCCGTCCGGCAGGGCCTGAGCGGCGGTCGCATCGGCCGCGACGGGGGCGTCAGCCTCGGCGGCGAGGATCGGGGCGGCGGCGTCGGCAGCAAAGGGGGCGGTCATTCGGCGTCGGTCTCTTTGTCGGTGTCGGTGTTGGCGTCCGGGGACGTGTCATCCGAGGAGGTGTCATCGAGGTCGCGCACCACCTTGGGCGAGCGCAGCAGGGCGTCCATGCGGGCACCCTCGTCGAACGAGGTGTCCTCGCGGAAGCGCAGCTCGGGCACGGATTTCAGCTCCATGCGGCGGCCGACCTCCAGGCGCAGGTAGCGGGCATTGGCCGCCAGCGCCTTGATCACCGGGGTGATGTCCTTGCCGCCGAGGGGCATGACGTAGCAGGTGGCGATCTTGAGGTCCGGCGACATGCGCACCTCAGGCACCGTGATGATGTGGGCGGCGAGCACCGGATCGGTGACGGAGCCGCGCTGGAGCACGTCGGCCAGCGCGTGGCGGACAAGCTCGCCCACGCGCAGCATGCGCTGGGAGGGGCCGCCCCCCGTGCGGGTATCAGGTTTCATGGGTCTAGAATGCCTTTGCGGGTGCCGGGCTTTGGCTGGACCGTGGCCGGGGCACCTTCTCCTTCAAAAGGGAGCGGACGGGTTTGGACCGTGCCGCTCCGGTTGGTTTTCCTCACCCCCGACGCCTTGCGCCTTCTTTCACTTGCGGAGTCCGCGCGCGGAAGAAGGGAGCGGGCTGCGGTGGTGCCGCCGGCACCGTCGTCAGACGGTCCTGCCGGCGAAAGCGCCTTCCCCCTCCCAACCCTCCCCCGCAGGCAGGAGAGGGCTCAACCCCGTGACGGGAGAGGGATTTGGCGACCTGTCGCCCGCCTCACAGCGAGCGCTGGATCACCTCGACGCGATAGCACTCGATCACGTCGCCGGCGCGCATGTCCTGGTAGTTCTCGAAGGACATGCCGCAATCCTGGCCCGCATGCACCACGTTCACCGCATCCTTGAAGCGGTTGAGCGTTGCAAGCTTGCCTTCGTGGATCACCACGTTGTCGCGGATGAGGCGGACATGCTGGCCGCGTTCCACGTTGCCGTCGGTGACGGTGCAGCCGGCCACCTTGCCCACCTTGGAGACCGCGAAGATCTCCTTGATGAGGGCGTTGCCCAGCATGGTCTCGCGATTGATGGGCGCGAGCAGGCCGCTCATGGCCTTCTTCACGTCATCCACGAGGTCGTAGATGATGTTGTAGTAGCGGATCTCGATGCCCGCCCGCTCGGCCGCGTCGCGTGCTTCCTTGTTGGCGCGCACGTTGAAGGCGATGATCGCGGCGCCGGAGGTTTCCGCCAGCGTCACGTCGCTTTCGTTGATGCCGCCCGCGCCCGAATGGATGATGCGGGCCTGCACCTCGTCGTTGCCGACCTTCTCCAGGGCGCCGATGATGGCTTCCACGGAGCCGGACACGTCGCCCTTGATGATGAGGGGGAATTCCTTCCGCCCCGTGGCCTTCACCTGGCTCATCATCTGCTCAAGCGAGCCGCGCACGGTGGCGGACCGCGCCGCCGCCTTCTCGCGCTTCTGGCGCTGGCGGTAGTCGGTGATCTCGCGGGCGCGGGCCTCGTTCTCCACCACGGCGAGGCGGTCGCCCGCCTCCGGGGTGCCGTTGAAGCCCAGCACTTCCACCGGCAGGGACGGGCCGGCCGTTTCCACGTTGGCCCCGGTGTCGGAGATGAGGGCGCGCACGCGGCCCCACTCCGCGCCGGCCACCACGATGTCGCCGACCTTCAGGGTGCCGCGCTGCACCAGCACAGTGGCCACCGGGCCGCGACCGCGGTCGAGCTTGGCTTCCACCACGGTGCCTTCGGCCGCACGGTCCGGATTGGCGCGCAGGTCGAGCAGTTCCGACTGGAGCGCGATGGCCTCGAGCAGCTTGTCGAGGTTGAGCTGCTCCTTGGCGGAGACCTCCACCTCGAGCGTGTCGCCGCCCATGGATTCCACCTGAACTTCATGCTGAAGCAGCTCGGAGCGCACGCGCTCAGGCTTGGCGCCGGGCTTGTCGATCTTGTTGATGGCCACGATCAGCGGCACCTTGGCGGCGCGCGCGTGATTGATGGCTTCCACCGTCTGGGGCATCACGCCGTCGTCGGCCGCCACCACCAGCACCACGATGTCCGTCACCTTGGCGCCGCGGGCGCGCATGGCGGTGAAGGCGGCGTGGCCGGGGGTGTCGATGAAGGTGATCTTGCTGCCCGAGGGCGAAGTCACCTGGTAGGCGCCGATGTGCTGGGTGATGCCGCCGGCCTCGCCGGAGACCACGTTGGCCTTGCGGATGGCATCCAGCAGCGAGGTCTTGCCGTGGTCGACGTGGCCCATGATGGTCACGACGGCCGGACGCGGCACCAGGCTTTCCGGGGCGTCGGGCGTGTCGAACAGGCCCTCTTCCACGTCGGATTCCGAGACGCGGCGCACGGTGTGGCCCAGTTCCTCGGCGATCAGCTCGGCGGTGTCGGCGTCGATCACGTCGGTGATCTTCACCATCTGGCCCTGCTTCATGAGCATGCGGATCACGTCCACGGCCCGCTCCGACATGCGGTTGGCGAGCTCCTGGATGGTGATGGTCTCGGGCAGGATCACCTCGCGGAGGATCTTTTCCTTGCTCTCCTGCGCCCGATGGCCAGTCATGCGCTGCGTGCGGCGACGGAACGAGGCGAGCGAGCGCTGGCGCTCGTCGTCGCCGGACAAAGCGGTGACGAGGGTCAGGCGGCCACGCTGCTTTTCCTGGCCGGCGGGGGCGCGGGGCACCTTCACCGGGGGGGCGACGCGCGCGCCGGGGCCGCGACGGGCGGCACGGCGCTCCTCGTCCTCGGATTCGGCGGTGCCGGCCGGACGCGGGGTCAGCGGACGTGCGGTGGTGGTGGCAGCGCCCGCTCCGGCGGTGCCGCCGGTGCTCGCGCCGGCGCCGGCCGGACGGTTGCCCTGCTCCTCGCCGCC belongs to Xanthobacter autotrophicus Py2 and includes:
- a CDS encoding translation initiation factor IF-2 (TIGRFAM: translation initiation factor IF-2; small GTP-binding protein~PFAM: protein synthesis factor GTP-binding; GTP-binding protein HSR1-related; elongation factor Tu domain 2 protein; translation initiation factor IF-2 domain protein; Initiation factor 2 associated domain protein ; Miro domain protein~KEGG: rpa:RPA0436 putative translation initiation factor if-2), whose translation is MNDTKTPGDKTLHPATGKTLTLKRPVEQGMVRQSFSHGRSKAVVVEKVKRRVIAPGEAAGQGTGQAAPAAPAAAPAAPRPAAPAAAPSAASAPAPVAPAPAPVEAKAPAAPAPVSAPVAPAPVAEAPAPQVAAPVEAKAPAAPVVEAPAASAPVVATPTPAAAEPAPPAPTAAAPEAAAPQAPAPQTSAPQAAAPKPAAPRAAAPAASEAKPASARPGQSTGGRSDGPRTASGASSRPGSHSSAQGSQRPGAGGPPGRPGQPPRSGGPGADRRPGAGGPPGRPGAQQRPGGSGVVLRTLTEEERNARASALADARVREVEERRMAEERRAAEEEARRRAERERVERAEREAAEARKREEESRRAQEDESKRRAEQEARKRFGGEEQGNRPAGAGASTGGTAGAGAATTTARPLTPRPAGTAESEDEERRAARRGPGARVAPPVKVPRAPAGQEKQRGRLTLVTALSGDDERQRSLASFRRRTQRMTGHRAQESKEKILREVILPETITIQELANRMSERAVDVIRMLMKQGQMVKITDVIDADTAELIAEELGHTVRRVSESDVEEGLFDTPDAPESLVPRPAVVTIMGHVDHGKTSLLDAIRKANVVSGEAGGITQHIGAYQVTSPSGSKITFIDTPGHAAFTAMRARGAKVTDIVVLVVAADDGVMPQTVEAINHARAAKVPLIVAINKIDKPGAKPERVRSELLQHEVQVESMGGDTLEVEVSAKEQLNLDKLLEAIALQSELLDLRANPDRAAEGTVVEAKLDRGRGPVATVLVQRGTLKVGDIVVAGAEWGRVRALISDTGANVETAGPSLPVEVLGFNGTPEAGDRLAVVENEARAREITDYRQRQKREKAAARSATVRGSLEQMMSQVKATGRKEFPLIIKGDVSGSVEAIIGALEKVGNDEVQARIIHSGAGGINESDVTLAETSGAAIIAFNVRANKEARDAAERAGIEIRYYNIIYDLVDDVKKAMSGLLAPINRETMLGNALIKEIFAVSKVGKVAGCTVTDGNVERGQHVRLIRDNVVIHEGKLATLNRFKDAVNVVHAGQDCGMSFENYQDMRAGDVIECYRVEVIQRSL